In the genome of Cupriavidus taiwanensis, one region contains:
- a CDS encoding AAA family ATPase, which translates to MNDQARGAADSANLMERLLYEVKRVVVGQDHFLERVLVAILSGGHLLVEGVPGLAKTLTVNTLARTMSGTFKRIQFTPDLLPADLVGTRMYNQGTGEFSTVRGPVFANLLLADEINRAPAKVQSALLEVMQEKQVTIAGETHRVPAPFLVMATQNPIETEGTYPLPEAQVDRFMMKVLVGYPSEEEEVVIVNRVTGPRISVSPVATPEHLSALQEACRKVYVDPSLVQYAVRVVAATRKPGDYGLADLDRYVSFGASPRATIGLVEGARALAYLRGRHYALPEDMADLVPDVLRHRLSLSYEAMSDGVTADQLISRISQALPVPERPMESHVRAAAD; encoded by the coding sequence ATGAACGACCAAGCCAGGGGCGCAGCCGACAGCGCCAACTTGATGGAACGCCTGCTGTACGAGGTAAAACGCGTGGTGGTCGGGCAGGACCATTTTCTCGAACGGGTGCTGGTGGCCATCCTGTCCGGCGGCCACCTGCTGGTGGAGGGCGTGCCTGGGCTGGCCAAGACCCTGACCGTCAACACGCTGGCGCGAACCATGAGCGGCACCTTCAAGCGCATCCAGTTCACGCCGGACCTGCTGCCGGCCGACCTGGTCGGCACGCGCATGTACAACCAGGGCACGGGCGAGTTCTCGACGGTGCGCGGCCCGGTCTTTGCCAACCTGCTGCTGGCCGACGAGATCAACCGCGCGCCGGCCAAGGTGCAGAGCGCGCTGCTGGAAGTGATGCAGGAGAAGCAGGTCACCATCGCCGGCGAGACCCATCGCGTGCCCGCCCCGTTCCTGGTCATGGCGACGCAGAACCCGATCGAGACCGAGGGCACCTACCCGCTGCCCGAGGCGCAGGTCGACCGCTTCATGATGAAGGTGCTGGTGGGCTATCCGTCGGAAGAGGAAGAAGTGGTGATCGTCAACCGCGTCACCGGCCCGCGCATCAGCGTAAGCCCGGTGGCCACGCCCGAGCACCTGAGCGCGCTGCAGGAGGCCTGCCGCAAGGTGTATGTCGATCCCAGCCTGGTCCAGTACGCGGTGCGCGTGGTCGCGGCCACGCGCAAGCCGGGCGACTACGGCCTGGCGGACCTGGACCGCTACGTGTCGTTCGGCGCCAGCCCGCGCGCCACCATCGGCCTGGTCGAAGGCGCGCGCGCGCTGGCCTACCTGCGCGGCCGCCACTATGCCCTGCCCGAGGACATGGCCGACCTGGTGCCGGACGTGTTGCGCCATCGCCTGTCGCTCTCGTATGAGGCCATGTCCGACGGCGTGACCGCCGACCAGCTCATCTCCCGCATCTCGCAGGCGCTGCCGGTTCCCGAGCGGCCCATGGAATCCCATGTTCGGGCGGCGGCGGACTAA